aatagaactactataataccgcccctatgtacaagaatataactactataatactgctcatatgtacaagaatataactactataatactgctcatatgtacaagaatataactactataatactgcccctatgtacaagaatataactactataatactgctcctatgtacaagaatataactactataatactgctcatatgtacaagaatataactactataatactgctcctatgtacaagaatataactactataatactgctcctatgtacaagaatataactactataatactgcctcctatgcacaggaatataactactataatactgctcctatgtacaagaatataactactataatactgctcctatgtacaggaatataactactataatactgcctcctatgtacaagaatataactactataatactgctcctatgtacaagaatataactactataatactgctcctatgtacaagaatataactactataatactgctcctatgtacaagaatataactactataatactgctcctatgcacaggaatataactactataatactgctcctatgtacaagaatataactactataatactgctcctatgtacaggaatataactactataatactgctcctatatacaagaatataactactataataatgctcctatgtacaagattataacaactataatactgctcctatgtacaagaatataactactataataatgctcctatgtacaagattataacaactataatactgcctcctatgtacaacaatataactgctataatactgccttctatgtacaagattataacaactataatactgctcctatgtacaagaatataactactataatactgcctcctatgtacaagattataacaactataatactgcctcctatgtacaacaatataactgctataatactgcctcctatgtacaacaatataactataaTAATGCCTCCAGTTAATACATATACAATCTTCAGACCACTGGAGGAAGAATGACCTTGTAATCCACACTGACTTTTCAAACCGCCGCACCAGTCACAAGGTCTTTACGGTACAAATAGCTCATGTGAATGTTTCCCTGCAGTCTACAGGAGACCTGCGCAGTCCTGCACTCATGTTACATATCACACGGTTCCTATTTTTGGGAAGCATGGAGTGCGGTTCTACAAGGAGTGAATACCGCAGTCCACATCTGCAGCCGACCTTCTCCTGTCTACATAAAGGACCTTGGAGATCAGAAGAACAAGTGAGTCATGCCGCTCACATGTAAACACAGGGCCCATCACATGTTACAACCGGTTGCTGAGGATCCTACATAACGAGGGCTCGTCTTCCTATGTCACCACGCCAACACTCAAGGTTATTGCAGGTTACAAACAAGAGTTGTACTGAAATACTGTAACACGCCCAGGGACATGCTACAAGAGGCAACAACCCTACCTGGCATTCCATTCCCTCCTTCCATAACTGACTGTCAATCAATATGGCCACCCTTACAGCAGTTGTCACCCACCACCATCGCCATATTACCCCTGATGCTTGCCAATATTATAATATTATCAATATACAAGGTTCAGAGCTGatattttttacaaaatgtatAACAAGAACTGACCTCCATCCACATCCTGGCCATGTGCAAGCAAACGGCTTCTCCCCCGTGTGTCTTCGCAGGTGAGCCTTAAGATGGCTACTCTTGGTGTACATTTTGGTACATCCAGGAAAAGTACATTTGTGCATTTTTATGAGTTCTGTAGCTGGATTTTTTGAGAACTTCTGGCCAACCATAATACCAGATTGTCCCTGAGCTCCACCACTTGGGCCCATAGGTTTAGCAGCAATGGGCACTGGAGCAATGCGGACAAACTTGGAGGACATGTTTGAAGACTGGATTAGATGTGGAACAAGAGCAAAGGTCTGACCTTGAATGTTAACTAGAAGTTGCGCTACTTTGATGTTATCTGGAAACTGTGATGACGAGGCTTGGATGGTGTTGGACTCTTCTTTGATCTCTATGGGTTGGATCTGCAGTATAACAGGAATTCCACCTTCAACAGAAAGAGAGCCTGGACTTTTGCTACCAGGTTCTTCTTGTGATGTGCCATCTGACCACTCTTTTGTATCCTCATTGGTGTTGTTGGCCGCCATAGGGGCCTGCTTGACTTGTTCAGAAACCAAATGTCCACAGTTCCTCAAATCCTGTTGGCTTTCAACCTTCACATCGCTTTTCATGTTTTCCTCAAGAAACTCCTCAATTTCATCCAAGGTGGGATGAaacagtgatgtctcctccatatccACCCCAAAATCGGGAACTTTGAAGAACTCCTCTTTGACCATTGTAGGATGTTTTCGTTTGTCCCACCAAGATAAAGAGGTGTTACCCAAAGACGTCTGGGACAGTAGATAGTCTAGAATACTGTCCTGACCCTCCGCACTACACGTACTAACATAGCTGGAGCTTAGCACCTGAGAGTCGGGACTGGAACAGGAGCGGAAACTGGAAGAGTCACTGTCATCCTCCGAAGTGGGTGAAGGCAACATATGGTAGCTCCTACCTCTCATCAGCATCTCAGTTGTGTAACCGAGGGTTGACTGTGTGTTCGAGAAGCATTCATCTGTAAGAAGCAAATGATCCACCATTCCTGGATGAGCTTCTGAGAAAATCCCAGCACCATaagacaaaaaatgtaaaatatcccTCACGGGATGCGTCCTGCAAGAGAAGAAAACATGGAAAATGTCAACTGGTTATATCTAAGGAGCTTCATATCTGTGGTTATACCACATATATAACCATGATGTGGTTCCACCTACGGTAGTCTTGCCAATTGTCTACTAGATTGACTAGTGTACCAGAGACCACTACTTCCAAATGCCAGGGCCACCTTTTATTATTAATCCAAACTTTATACAATGTCATGCCTGTTCCACCATTTCCTTGTTTCCTGTCTCTATCTTTTTGAGTGAAAAAGTTTTTCACATGGTTTTCTGGTTTCCTTCTAAAATTCCAAAAACTTACAGTTAGGTTTATTGGCTTCTGATGGATATGGATGTGCCTGAGATGGAGAAACTAGATTGTGAGCCGCACTGGGGCCAACCATGACTGTGAAAGGTGAAGGATCTGTGTATTAATGAACAAAAATAAGGCAATGTATAAATCAagaagagaagaacattctgagtggataaacCACACAGCCCTCATTTGTAGTCCTACGTAAGTCTTGGCTCAATATATCGGCCAAAAAGCATTTTGAGTACACGTCGTCTCATCCGCCCGTTGGCAGCGAAATGGTAAACTGAAGGTGGAATGTGTTGTTAATGTTAATGAGATGTTTTAATGCAGGAACATTCGAAGTTTGCTGGATCTGGCTATCAGTTCCGCGCATAGGGCAAGATTGCTGGCTCCAGAGGGGAGCAGGATAAAGGCTCCTTTCTAAGAAGACGTAAGTCTATTACAAGGGTAACAGTCATCCCCCCATCATATGAGGGCTGTGACTGTGCATGTATGAAAACCCTAGTCATGTTCTCTGCCACACAGAGCTCCTTTCCACATGCTACACTGTTGCTCTGTGTTACACTCTTCCAGATGAATAGTCAATAGGGGATTATGTGATGCCTTAACCCTTTCTCCTTCCAGGGGTGAAGGTCAACCTTTCTTGGTCACCATCTATCATGTCCACCTAATGTATCTTAACAGATGCTTCCAAAGACCGTTGGTTCTGACTCATGATGGAAGAAATGCTTGAGCAAGACTGAACCTGATGGACATTGCTACAATATAGATACTTTCAAGGAATTATAACATCTATGGTCAACCAGAAAGCTGTAGAACATTTCTAAATTAATATCTATTGGATCTTACAACAA
This Bufo gargarizans isolate SCDJY-AF-19 chromosome 7, ASM1485885v1, whole genome shotgun sequence DNA region includes the following protein-coding sequences:
- the KLF15 gene encoding Krueppel-like factor 15, translated to MVDHLLLTDECFSNTQSTLGYTTEMLMRGRSYHMLPSPTSEDDSDSSSFRSCSSPDSQVLSSSYVSTCSAEGQDSILDYLLSQTSLGNTSLSWWDKRKHPTMVKEEFFKVPDFGVDMEETSLFHPTLDEIEEFLEENMKSDVKVESQQDLRNCGHLVSEQVKQAPMAANNTNEDTKEWSDGTSQEEPGSKSPGSLSVEGGIPVILQIQPIEIKEESNTIQASSSQFPDNIKVAQLLVNIQGQTFALVPHLIQSSNMSSKFVRIAPVPIAAKPMGPSGGAQGQSGIMVGQKFSKNPATELIKMHKCTFPGCTKMYTKSSHLKAHLRRHTGEKPFACTWPGCGWRFSRSDELSRHRRSHSGVKPYQCAVCEKKFARSDHLSKHIKVHRFPRSSRSTRLSN